A genomic region of Acipenser ruthenus chromosome 9, fAciRut3.2 maternal haplotype, whole genome shotgun sequence contains the following coding sequences:
- the LOC117405271 gene encoding interferon alpha/beta receptor 1a-like isoform X2 → MTLNIICTLVLILTATTRGIAGLPKPQNVKINSMNLRSVLLWDPVSSKATSYDVEYKDISVDQWSIIKECESTDKTECDFTDSIRHYDRVTLRVRARSGSNTSAWVETKQFYPLRDTDLGPPIVKLEVEAGVLYVSISDPLENSTNQSLKFYYRQLKYQVTYWKKHEKRTELDPSPNTSVKLEELEPGAMYCVEVKTVEDYYHNNKKVGKPSKVDCKYIYDNDPTKVVVFVVLSAVVISLFVIGCFFLVRYTPGYIKDLLHPAWNVPEHIAEFLSRSSEGLNVRCISEEKFDTVSVLLDDSSRNTSSVQSYEQSNINDLNSLRC, encoded by the exons ATGACTTTAAACATAATTTGCACCTTGGTGTTGATATTAACAGCAACAACACGAG GTATTGCGGGGTTGCCAAAACCTCAGAATGTGAAAATTAATTCGATGAATTTGAGAAGTGTGCTGCTTTGGGATCCTGTTAGCAGCAAAGCTACATCTTATGATGTGGAATACAAAGA CATCAGTGTGGATCAGTGGAGCATCATTAAAGAATGTGAATCCACTGACAAGACAGAGTGTGACTTCACTGACAGTATCCGTCACTACGATAGAGTGACCCTGCGAGTGAGAGCACGGAGTGGGAGCAACACCTCTGCATGGGTGGAGACTAAACAATTTTATCCCCTAAGAGATA CTGACTTAGGACCACCAATCGTGAAGTTGGAAGTAGAGGCCGGTGTGCTGTATGTTTCCATCTCTGACCCCCTGGAAAACAGCACAAACCAATCACTGAAGTTCTACTATAGACAGCTCAAGTACCAGGTTACCTACTGGAAGAAACATGAAAAA AGGACAGAGTTGGATCCTAGTCCAAATACATCAGTCAAACTGGAAGAGCTAGAACCCGGTGCGATGTACTGCGTGGAGGTGAAAACTGTTGAGGACTATTACCATAACAATAAAAAAGTCGGCAAACCAAGCAAAGTTGACTGCAAATACATTTATGATAATG ATCCAACAAAAGTGGTTGTCTTTGTGGTGCTGAGTGCAGTCGTTATCTCTCTTTTTGTAATTGGATGCTTCTTCCTCGTGCGCTACACCCCTGGATACATCAAGGATTTGCTGCATCCAGCCTGGAATGTCCCCGAACACATAGCAGAG TTCCTCAGCAGATCCTCTGAGGGGCTGAATGTCAGATGTATCTCTGAAGAAAAGTTTGACACTGTGTCTGTCCTTTTGGATGACAGCAGCAGAAATACATCTTCAGTCCAAAGTTATGAACAAAGCAACATTAATGATCTAAATAGCCTCAGATGCTGA
- the LOC117405256 gene encoding transmembrane protein 50B-like, with amino-acid sequence MAGFLDNFRWSECECIDWGERRNAGASIVAGVLFFTGWWIMIDAAVVYPSQEQLNHAFHTCGVFSTIAFFMINAVSNGQVRGDIYGEGCFGRIGARIWLFVGFMIMFGSLIASMWILFGAYVVPKKDVYPGLAVFFQNALIFFSTLIYKFGRTEDLWG; translated from the exons ATGGCCGGGTTCCTGGATAACTTTCGCTGGTCCGAGTGTGAATGCATTGactggggagagaggaggaatgCTGGTGCTTCCATAGTGGCTGGAGTCTTG TTCTTCACTGGCTGGTGGATAATGATCGATGCTGCTGTGGTTTACCCGAGCCAGGAGCAGCTGAATCATGCCTTCCACACCTGTGGTGTCTTTTCCACAATCGCCTTCTTCAT GATAAATGCCGTGTCTAACGGCCAGGTGAGAGGGGACATTTACGGGGAAGGCTGCTTTGGAAGGATAG GTGCAAGAATCTGGCTGTTTGTTGGCTTTATGATAATGTTCGGATCCCTCATTGCTTCCATGTGGATTCTGTTCGGAGCCTATGTTGTTCCAA AGAAGGATGTGTACCCTGGGCTTGCTGTGTTTTTCCAAAATGCATTAATATTTTTTAG TACACTGATCTACAAGTTTGGAAGAACAGAAGATCTGTGGGGATAG